A single genomic interval of Aedes aegypti strain LVP_AGWG chromosome 1, AaegL5.0 Primary Assembly, whole genome shotgun sequence harbors:
- the LOC5573371 gene encoding DNA-directed RNA polymerase I subunit RPA12 — protein MLNMDYNTSVTPGFCADCGSILPLMRMTGTVHCYNCHKVYNEGAFGTMEVAYTIHFNSYENKKAGQQQDRQKADAADGPIVSRKCPKCGNDKMSYATLQLRSADEGQTVFFTCTKCQFKEAENS, from the exons ATGCTGAACATGGATTATAACACGTCGGTTACTCCCGGTTTTTGCGCGGATTGCGGTTCCATACTTCCATTGATGAGAATGACCGGAACGGTACACTGTTACAATTGCCACAAAGTGTACAATGAAGGAG CTTTTGGAACCATGGAAGTGGCTTACACGATACATTTCAATTCGTACGAGAACAAAAAAGCGGGCCAACAACAAGATAGACAGAAAGCGGATGCCGCAGATGGCCCCATTGTGTCTCGGAAGTGTCCCAAATGCGGCAACGACAAAATGTCCTATGCTACCCTCCAGTTAAGATCGGCCGATGAAGGACAGACCGTATTCTTCACCTGTACCAAGTGCCA GTTCAAAGAAGCGGAAAATTCGTAG